In the Populus trichocarpa isolate Nisqually-1 chromosome 1, P.trichocarpa_v4.1, whole genome shotgun sequence genome, one interval contains:
- the LOC7472981 gene encoding uncharacterized protein LOC7472981 isoform X1, with product MALPKSTEPPLPLSPTHCYTLIPCDQHEEGGVVLPFYRHPTTQDCRRWPMIIAIIFLLLLSTLVYVFWPSDPTVKVVRLRLNKIHIHTLPIINIDISLYVSLKVRNVDVYSMDFRSLDVAVKYRGKRLGHVRSDHGHVRALGSSYVHAGVDFSGISVLSDVVSLLDDLARGTVPFDTVTEVSGRLGLLFFGFPMKAKLFCAVLVNINNQTIVRQTCYPESEMNLKP from the exons ATGGCTCTTCCCAAAAGTACTGAACCGCCACTTCCACTTTCACCAACTCATTGCTATACTCTAATACCATGTGATCAGCATGAAGAAGGAGGCGTTGTGTTACCTTTTTACCGCCACCCCACCACTCAGGACTGCCGTCGATGGCCAATGATAATCGCTATAAtattcctcctcctcctttcaaCGCTTGTCTATGTTTTTTGGCCCTCCGATCCCACGGTCAAGGTCGTGAGGCTGCGCCTAAACAAGATACACATACACACCTTGCCTATAATTAACATTGACATATCCTTGTATGTTTCTTTGAAAGTACGCAACGTCGATGTGTATTCCATGGATTTCAGAAGTCTTGATGTTGCTGTAAAGTACAGAGGGAAGAGGCTGGGTCACGTGAGATCTGATCACGGTCACGTGAGGGCACTAGGATCATCCTACGTGCATGCTGGAGTAGATTTTAGTGGGATCAGTGTTTTGTCTGACGTGGTCTCCTTGCTCGACGACTTGGCTAGGGGTACGGTGCCGTTTGATACTGTCACCGAGGTTTCTGGCAGGCTTGGGTTGTTGTTCTTTGGGTTCCCTATGAAG GCAAAATTGTTCTGTGCGGTTCTGGTAAATATAAATAACCAGACAATTGTTCGTCAGACTTGTTACCCTGAG TCAGAGATGAATTTGAAGCCTTGA
- the LOC7472981 gene encoding uncharacterized protein LOC7472981 isoform X2, with protein sequence MALPKSTEPPLPLSPTHCYTLIPCDQHEEGGVVLPFYRHPTTQDCRRWPMIIAIIFLLLLSTLVYVFWPSDPTVKVVRLRLNKIHIHTLPIINIDISLYVSLKVRNVDVYSMDFRSLDVAVKYRGKRLGHVRSDHGHVRALGSSYVHAGVDFSGISVLSDVVSLLDDLARGTVPFDTVTEVSGRLGLLFFGFPMKAKLFCAVLVNINNQTIVRQTCYPER encoded by the exons ATGGCTCTTCCCAAAAGTACTGAACCGCCACTTCCACTTTCACCAACTCATTGCTATACTCTAATACCATGTGATCAGCATGAAGAAGGAGGCGTTGTGTTACCTTTTTACCGCCACCCCACCACTCAGGACTGCCGTCGATGGCCAATGATAATCGCTATAAtattcctcctcctcctttcaaCGCTTGTCTATGTTTTTTGGCCCTCCGATCCCACGGTCAAGGTCGTGAGGCTGCGCCTAAACAAGATACACATACACACCTTGCCTATAATTAACATTGACATATCCTTGTATGTTTCTTTGAAAGTACGCAACGTCGATGTGTATTCCATGGATTTCAGAAGTCTTGATGTTGCTGTAAAGTACAGAGGGAAGAGGCTGGGTCACGTGAGATCTGATCACGGTCACGTGAGGGCACTAGGATCATCCTACGTGCATGCTGGAGTAGATTTTAGTGGGATCAGTGTTTTGTCTGACGTGGTCTCCTTGCTCGACGACTTGGCTAGGGGTACGGTGCCGTTTGATACTGTCACCGAGGTTTCTGGCAGGCTTGGGTTGTTGTTCTTTGGGTTCCCTATGAAG GCAAAATTGTTCTGTGCGGTTCTGGTAAATATAAATAACCAGACAATTGTTCGTCAGACTTGTTACCCTGAG AGATGA